The DNA window aaaaaaaaagtatgtgctTCTTTTATCTTTGATGATCTTTGTTATGAGTAGGATACATACTTTGCtcattcatatatttttttaaaaaagttttaagagaaatcCAGAAAAGCTCACATTTTTTAGCATTTATCCCCTTTAGAAGATTTTGACAAGAACAGTTTCCCCTGACAGAGTGGtttgaaccattttttttattattatttctattctgAGCCTTGTATTGCTCTGTAACACAGTACTGATTGTAACTCTTAATATGCCAAATCCTGTAGTACTTACCCAGCAAGTCTTCTGTTAGAGACTCTTGTGGGTCCTAACACCAGATGTAGGATTTGGCTCTATAAATAGTCACAGCAGTTCAAATTGTGTGTTTAAACAGTGAATATAAAACCCTTTAGACAATATAAAGGCAATAAACCTAACAATGTATGAATGCAAAACCATTCTAACTGGAATATAGTGATGGAAAGAAGTTTTACTCAACTAATATGGTAATTTGAACTAAACCTTTCTGTACTACACTGACCCCTCTCCAACAGCATCAACAAGCTCAACAAACTTCCAGTCCGTTTGCAGATCACACTATCTGTTCATTTATTCATCAGCAGTTCTTAAACTGAGTCTTTTCCATAGAGGCTTTTGTACAGAACTCCCCAGCCAGTCCTCCCTGGGAAGTATTCTGTTTGTATATACACACTGTTTTTATGATCTGACATTCTCCAATGGCAAACATCTGCTCTTCTGAAATATCTTGGGGCCAAAAGTACGTCATTCCTGGAGTGATAGGTGCAGAATAGATGATCTCCATCTCTGgcttttcctcatcttccaGTTCAAACACTGCGTCATACAAGAAAGACATCTCATGCTGGGGGCGGTAGAGGAAATCCCCATTCCTTCTAACTGTGCTATCCCCATACTTCCCTTTAGTGAGAAATAGTTTATTTGGCAGATCTGAGATTACTTTACGCACACTGCCCCATCAGTCAGTACTGAAAATTGCACAGAACCGTTTGTCCACAGCACTCTTTAAGAGTACGATAACTTCATCCAACATGCAGTTATATGTCGTAGGCTTCTTTGTTGACCTTGGTTTTTATTCTAGCATTATACATTGCCTTCCAGTGCAGTTACATGCAAATACAAATGTTATGATGCTGACTTCCAAAATCTTCCACAGTATGCTAAAGATGAAATTTCTTTCCCTatgtaaattattaaattagGTATCCTggccaatctttttttttttttttcagttcctggtCTTTTTTCACTGATATCTAGAACAcacaatttttgaaaaaaattcatAGTAACCACagtaactcattttttttttcaaattacaaatattcctttcaaaacagataCCAATCAATAGGGTCTTGTATGGTTGTTTGCTGTCTATAGGTAATATCAGGCAGGTGAGACAGCATGACTGACTTCTGTTAGTGCAGTATCACATGAGCACACACTTgcctttcagcttctctttccttttctgttgcttgctttttttgccATCGATTTGTAAACTCACAGTCCTGCGTTTCTCCAGGTTTAACAGCTCTTGGAATAACTCCTTCACATTGTGGTTCAGCTTGGCAGAGGTCTCCATGAAGGCACACTTCCACTTCTTGGCCATGGCTTCTCCTTCACTGCTGTCCACTTCTCGATTTTGATTCTCATCATTTTTGTTCCCCACCAGCATTATAGGAATGCTTTCTATGTCTCCCTTAATCTGACATATTTGTTCATAGATTGGTTTGAGTTCCTCCAAGGACTGTCGGCTGGTGATAGAGTaaaccaaaatgaaagcatgtCCTTTAGAAATAGAAAGACGTTGCATGGCTGGAAATTGATGGCTTCCGGTAGTGTCAGTTATCTGCAAAGTGCATATACTTTTATCACAGCTGATCACCTGCCGATAGGTGTCTTCTATGGTAGGGATGTAGCTCTCTCTGAAAGTACCTTTCACAAATCTCAGGACCAGAGAACTTTTGCCAACTCCTCCAGCCCCGAACACAACAACCCTGTAATCATTGCTTTGCTCTGGCATGTTTCTTGGTGTCTTTGTTGCTCAGCTAGAGAGAAAAATctaggaaggaaaataagaaaaacaacaacaacaatgacatTAATGCAGGTAAATTCAGGGATTGTACTTATCTTTtcccagaagagaaatgaatgtGGTGGAAGTGATGACATAATCTGCAATAGTTAAGAAGACTTGTAGTGGGTTatagaattatttatttcagtagtaGCTTTAGAACTTGCAGTCCAGCCTGGAATGGTAACAAAAGACCATCTTCATCACTTCATGACTTATTTGAAATGAACATTGTGATTCTAAGTATTATTCTTACCAGACTAACATCACTAGAATAAAAAGCTACATACAGGAACTGGTATTTTGGCAAGGCCAAGGCctgaaaaattataaaaactGAACTACTCCTTTGTCATTAAATAAAGTGTCTTCAAATCATCATAGAAAAATTGAAATTCAGTGGTAGATACATGTACAACAGTCAATTACTCTAAATATCTTATCTCTTCATAGTTAGGGAATTTATCTCCAGTGCCACTAGACAACATGCATTCATGGCTTGTTAAAAGTATTTGTAGATTATTCAGCAATATCACCAGATTCACTTTGTTTCTAACTCTTTGGGAGTATGTAGCCcagttttatacatttttccattttcatttcaggacAAAGAGTACAACGTGATAAACCTAGATAGTTCATGTTCAGTTTGACTTTTCATTCTAATGTTTATTTCACAGCAGATGATATTCAATTGGAGACATGCTATACTTATTGGAAAGGTTGTGAAGGCATCTTCACAACATTTTTAAGTGGTGCATATTTTCAGGCTTGGCAAATTCACATGTCAGCTGTCACTGTGATCTCTGAAGTTAGTGACATTTGACAAAAACTATCTTTAAACATTGTGACAACAaatattgtcattattattaaataataaaaatggtaaaGCTGTCAGAAGCTCTCACAGGATTGAAAGCTATGGT is part of the Cygnus olor isolate bCygOlo1 chromosome Z, bCygOlo1.pri.v2, whole genome shotgun sequence genome and encodes:
- the DIRAS2 gene encoding GTP-binding protein Di-Ras2, with the translated sequence MPEQSNDYRVVVFGAGGVGKSSLVLRFVKGTFRESYIPTIEDTYRQVISCDKSICTLQITDTTGSHQFPAMQRLSISKGHAFILVYSITSRQSLEELKPIYEQICQIKGDIESIPIMLVGNKNDENQNREVDSSEGEAMAKKWKCAFMETSAKLNHNVKELFQELLNLEKRRTVSLQIDGKKSKQQKRKEKLKGKCVLM